GGTATTTTTCAGCCCATAGGCCAAAACATTCAATGATGTTTGTGGCCTTGGATGGAGAAGAAATGGGGCATCAAGGGGCCAAGGCTTTGGTAGCAGATTTCCCTTTTCCTCTTGAGCAGATCGTTCTCAATATCAATATGGACATGATCAGTAGAAATGTTGACCAGGAACTGTATGCGGTGGGAACCTATCATTATCCCCATCTGAAGCCCTTGATTGAGAAGGTTTCTTCGGGCAGAAATCCTAAATTGCTTTTTGGTCACGATCAACCAGAATCGGGAAGGGATGATTGGACACTTGCTTCTGATCATGCACAATTTCATTTGAAAGGCATACCCTTTATCTACTTTGGTGTTGAAGACCATGAGGATTATCATCAGGAGACAGATACTTTTGACCGAATTGATCAGAAATTTTATGTGGATGCAGTTCAGCTCATTTTAGATGTGCTTATTTCCTTGGATAAAAATTTACAATAATTAGAAAGAGCTGAAAAGGAAAGTGCAGAAAATGGAGTTTTTTGTCGTTTTTTTATAAAAAACAGGAAAAAAACACCAAGATTAAGCCGAGGTGCAGATGATTTCTTTGAAGGGGTTAGGGATTTTTTGTCTTTCAGCTTACTGCCTGTAATCTTCTCATTTGGAGATTGTCGGTATTTCAATAATTAGATAAATCCAAGAATCCTATCTTTGAAATTTTATTTGGATAGCTTGATTTTTCCACTTTCTATACATACATGTTTTGTATTAAAAAACTCATTTACAGGAAGATATCCACAAAATCACCTTTTTGTTAATATGGTTAAATGATTGAAAATCAGCAGAATAATTATTTTTCAGCTGGTGATGTGGATAAGTGTGGATAAATGTGGATAAAAAAACAAGAAAAATTTTTATGCCTTTTTTAGGCTGGTTTGAGGGTTTTTGATGAGCGGTCGAACATGCATTTCTGAAATTCGTTGAAGTACTGTTGAGTTTATTTAGACTTTCAGTCCAAATAAAATTCTATAAGTAGTTCTTTAAGTATTTGACAGCTTGTTTGAGCGGAAAATAACAAATCCAATATTTCTTGGAAAAATAAAATTCTTAAACAGAAAAGGTACAATTAAATACATTAGGTTCAATCAAAAATGAAGGTTTTTATCCCATCAATTTTCGCTTTTTGTTTGTTGTGGTTCAAGGGAGATTATCATTCTCCCACTGAACAAGATCCTCTTTTTGCCATTATCGATTTTCCGGAGTTTGAAAAGATGACTGATGAAAAAACAGGGAAGATCAGGGTTTTTAATTTTTGGGCTACTTGGTGTGCACCATGTGTAAAAGAGATGCCCTATTTCCAACAGGTTCAGGCAGAAGATGCCGATATAGAACTGATTTTTATTTCCATGGATGATGGAAGAAGACCCGAGAGAGTTACAGAATTTATTAAGAGAAGGAATATTACTTCTCCTGTTTATCTCTTAAATGATGTGGATTATAATAAGTGGATAGACAAAGTAGATCCTGGATGGTCAGGAGCGATTCCTGCTACTTTGTTTATCAGGCCGGACGGTATTCGCTCTTTCCATGAGGGTGAAGTTTCATATGAGGAATTGAAAACAATGATTAACCAATTAAAAAAGTAAAATGATGAAAAAGTTAACCGGATTGTTTCTGTTTTGTGCGATGGTTCTTGCAGGGAATATTGCCTGGGCCCAGGATAGCCAAGGTTATAAAATCGGGGATAAAGCCTCTGATTTCAAACTTCTGAATGTGGATGGATCTTGGGTTTCATTGAATGGATTGAAGGATGCAAAGGGCGCTATTGTCATTTTCTCATGCAATACATGCCCTTATGTGGTCGCTTATGAAGACCGGATGATCGAACTTCACAATAAATATGCTGCTATGGGTTATCCCCTTATTGCCATTAATTCCAATGACGATAAAGTCAGTCCAGGAGACAGCTTTGATAAGATGAAAGAGCGTGCAAAGGAAAAGAAATTCCCATTTGCTTATGTATATGATAAGACACAGGAAGTAATCAAAGCCTACGGAGGAACCCGAACACCACATGTCTATATTCTGAATAAGGAGGGGAATGATTTTGTGGTGAAATATATTGGAGCTATTGATAACAATTACCAAGATGCAGCTGCAGTTACTGAAAGGTATGTTGAAAATGCAATGGATGATATCATGAATGGACGAAAGGTAGCCACCCAAACCACCAAGGCTATTGGATGTACCATCAAATGGACAAAAAAGGCTGAATAAGGCTTAACGCATCAAAGATATTTCCCGGAGCAATGGATTTTGTTCCGGGATTATTTTTTTATACTGATCGAAATACCGGAACTGCTTGACCTATCAATCCTGGTTTCGTATCTGGGATTATCCTGGATTAAGCGCATAAATTCCCTTATTCCAGAGATATTGTTCAGAACATTATGAGCAGTAAACATACCTCCTTTTGGAATTTTGTTGTCCAAATCCTTGAAATATTGACTGTACCAATCTTTGTCCGCATCCAGAAATACAAAATCGATAGGGCCTTTCAATTCTTTGACAATTTGATGGCCGTCCCCCAGTCTAAAATCAACATATTCTAATAAACCCACTTCCTTTAGGTTGGCTATGGCCTGTTTTTGCCTCTTCTCATCAATTTCTATGGTAATGAGTTTCCCTCCTGTTTTGCTAAGTGCCCAGGCTATCCAAATCGTGGAATGCCCGGTGGAAGTACCGACTTCCACAGCCGAGGTATAGCCCTTATCGACAATGAGGTCATGGAGTACTTTTCCATCTTCAAATGGTACATTAAGATCTCTCCATTGGTGTTTTTTTTCCGTTAAAAACTTTTCCACTTTTTGGTCAATTTGGGCTCTTTGTTGGGCAAAAGACCTATGGTTTATCCATATCAACAGAAGAAAACAAAATAGTAGGAAGGCTTTTGTGGAAGTATTCATAGGGAGTTTTTTTATTTTGCACTGTGTTACAATCGCTTGTAATTCAGATCAATATAGTGAAAAATGATGGAATTTTTCTCATTTTTACCTATAAGGCTTATTTGGCTTCTACTCAAGGTAGGGGAAAGGTTTCTGGCTAATCCTTTGGTTTTCAACTCCGTGATTATCAGTTTATCTAAAAACCCGATTATGAGAACAAATCCCTTGTCTTTTCTGATTCTTTTGATGCTCATTTTTGCTTGTTCCGAAAAAAGTAAACTTCAATCAGTTCATCCTGGTGACATTCAGTTTATCAAAGTGGATTCTATCCAGATTCCGTACCTCGGTTTGCTTAACCTCATGGATGTTCACCTTTCAACAGGACAACTTTTGTTTTATAATCAGCAAAAGGGTCAATTGGTCTTGGGCAATATGAAGGGGGAAATGATCCGGGAATTCAGCAAACAGGGTGATGTTCCTGATAGCTATGGCTTTTTTCCTTTAGGGGCAGGTAAGTTTTCCAGTGACGGAAAGACATTTACCATCATTTCTAACCAAGGGGTTTATACCTATGATATGGATGGGAATTTAAGGATTGGAGGGAGGCATAAAATTTCAAAATTACCCGCTTTCTCAGGAAGGGCATCAAGTGATATGGAATTTTTCTGGGTAGGTGACAGAATCCTTACCGTAGGGGCAGGAAGGGGAGAACATCCCAGAAATACAACGGAATTCTATGAAAACTATCAATCTTTGGCCTGGTTTGACACTTTAGAGAGACAGGTAGAACAGTTTATGAAGCTGGATGAAAACAGTGTTTTCCGAAATGGCATGGCCCATGATATTTCGCATTTGACTCCAAAAATGGCTGTTGCTCATGACCGGATTTATTTTGTTCAGGGCATAGAGCCAGCGCTCAATATCCATTCCTTGAATCCTCCTTATGAAAAGGTCAGAAGAGTTGAATTCGGTATTGCTGATTATAGCTTCAATCAAGGGGAGGATTTTAAAAAAGCTGACCCTAGAATCATCAATCCTGATATGTATTCAGGAAGAATAGAAAACCTAAAAGTGACCGATCAATATGTGTTGGTTTCCTTTTTCCCGGGTATTCCTGAGCATGAACAGGCCAAGTATGAGAACCTAGCCTGGGTTGAATTTTCAGACAAATCCAGAAAAGACTATAACCCCAGGATGTTGGTCATGGATCTTGATGGAAATCTGCTCACTGAATTGGAGATTCCTTTGCAGTTCAGTGAAAGGCAGTGGCTTTATCGCGATGGTTACCTTTGGTTTTTGGCCCCCGTTAACCTAGAAGAAGAGGAGGATTTTGTGAAAGTGTATAAGGTCAAACTGGGGAAATAAAATGTTTTGGGGACTGAAATTTTCAAAAAAAAGGGAAGCAACAACTTGCTTCCCTTTAATTTTATCTTCAGAAGATCAATCAGACTGCTTTAGCTTTGTCCAATTGGTCGATGATGTCCTCATAGTCCAGCTTATCCCAGTTTTGGGTGATCAATGGGTTCGCCATGACCTTGTCCATGATTTTTTGTTGGAGCTTGCCCAAAGCATAAGCTTCGGAATAGGGCATGGAGGAGAAAGTAACCATTGTATAGAGAGGGATCCAGTCATTGGGATATAGGGCATGGAGTTTTGCTTCTATCTTTTTCCTTAGGATAAATTTCGGATCTGCCACGTCAGCTTTCATTTCTTCGAAATTTTCCAATGCCAACTGGCAGATGGCATCCGTGTCAGGTTTTCTGATCTTTTGGAATTTGGCAAATACCAGTTCCCAGGCTGAGGTTCCGATTTTTTCAATCAAGCCATCCAGTATCATGCAGTCCTCAAATCCGCAGTTCATCCCCTGTCCATAGAAGGGGACCATTGCATGTGAGGAGTCACCTATCAAAAGTGCCTTATTGAGCATCCATGGGAAACATTCAATGTTGATCAGAGAAGAGGTAGGATTGTTGAAATATTGCTCTGTCAGCTGTGGCATCAGCTGATAGGCATCGTCAAAATAGGTTTGGAATACTCCTTTGACATCTTTCTCATCCCTAATATTTTCAAAGCATACCCTTTCACCTTCAAAAGGTAGAAATAAAGTGCAGGTGAATGACTTGTCAGGATTGGGCAAGGCAATCAGCATGAATGAGCCCCTTGGCCAGATATGCAGTGCATTGGGATCCATGGCAAATTCTCCCTCAGCTGTAGGAGGGATACTCAGTTCCTTGTATCCATGGGAAATGTATTCCTGCTTGTAATTGAATCGGACCTGCTTCAACATGGCATTTCTGAGAGAAGAATAGGCTCCGTCGGCACCAAGAATCACATCGGAGTTGATTTTTTCCAGACCTGATTCAGGATTATTGACAGTAATTTCAAAATTTCTCAGGTCTACATCTTCAATTCTATGTTCGAAGTGAATGTTTACCCCGGCTTTTTCTGCCTCATCCATCAACAATTGGTTAAACCTGCCCCTGGAAATAGAATAAATTGCCTGACCTTCTTTGCCATAGGGAATAAATGTGGTTTTTCCATGTTCATTATGAACTTGCCTGCCGTACATGGGGATGGTCAGGGGGAGCACCTTATCCTGAAGCCCCACTTTTTCGAGGGCTCTCCATCCTCTGTCGCTGAGGGCCATATTGATGGACCTTCCTTCTTCCTTATATTCTCCTTTTCTATTATCAGGCCTTTTTTCATAAATATGGACGTCAAGGCCTCTTTTTTTCAGATAAATACTCAGTAAGGACCCAATAAGGCCTGCGCCCAAAATACTGATTTCATTTTTTTTCATGGTTTGAGAGATATATCCCTGGGTATATTAAGCGAATTTTTGAAGGGATTGTTCAAGTATTTTTGCGAATTGATATACATCTAAGAAGCTGTTGTACAGAGGAGTAGGTGCAATTCTGATTACATTTGGGTTGCGCCAGTCTCCTACTACACCATGCTTATAGAATTCATCGAAAACTGCTTTTCCCCCTTTATGGATCAGCAAAGATAGCTGACATCCTCTTTCGAAGGGGTTTTTTGGCGTAATTATTTCTAATACACCACTTTCACCACTTATTTCTTGTATGAGAAACTCCAGGTAGCCGGTCAAAAGTTCACTTTTTTCCCGTAACCTTTCCATTCCCGCTTCTTCGAAAATATCCAAAGAAGCCTGATGGGCTGCCAATGCGATTACATTGGAATTGGCCAGCTGCCAACCATCCGCTCCATACATGGGCTTAAAGCCCTTTTCCATCCTAAAGCGTTCCCCTTCATCATGTCCCCACCAACCCGCAAACCTTGGCAATTCAGGACTTTCGGCATGTCTTTCGTGGACGAAAATGCCTGAAATATTTCCAGGGCCAGAGTTAAGGTATTTGTAACTGCACCAGGCAGCAAAGTCCACGCCCCAATCATGGAGCTTCAAAGGGACATTGCCCGCTGCATGGGCCAGGTCAAACCCAGCCGTAGCACCCACTTCATGGGCTGCTTGGGTAATCTTTTCCATATCAAAAACCTGGCCAGTATAATATTGTAATCCAGCCATCATCACCAAGGCCAGGTTTTCCTTATGCTCTTCAATTGCCTTAAGAATATCTTCTGTTCGAAGGGTATATTCCCCTGCTCTGGGAGCCAGTTCAATGATGCACTTTTCCGGGTCCAATCCATGGAACTTCACCTGGGTTTCCAGCATGTACATGTCTGATGGAAAAGCGCCTGCTTCGGTGATGATTTTATATCTTTTCTGATCAGGCCTGTAAAAAGAAACCATTAAAAAGTGAAGGTTGGAGGTCAGGTTATTCATTGCCACCACTTCATGTTCATGGGCACCTACGATAGCCGCCAAAGCAGGTTTGGATTTTTTTCTTACATGGTACCAGGCGTCTTCCCCATAGAAATGTCCATCTACAGCCAGCCTGGCCCAGTTATCCAGTTCTTTTTTGATATAAGCTTCTGTTGTCTTGGGCTGTAGTCCCAGGCTGTTCCCGCAAAAATATAGGGCCTGCTGTCCATTTACCTGTGGAAAATAGAACTTTGATCGGAATCCTTTTAAAGAATCCATTTCGTCCATTTTTCGTGCAAAAGCTTCTGAATATTCGTACTGTATATTTTTCATGGAGTTCAAGTTTATGGTTTTGATTTATCAGACCGGCAGGGAAATTCTTGATGGAACTGACAAATATCCAAACTTACAACCTTTCAGCTTTGAAAAAAACGGTTTTCCTTTCGGCTGATGGAATATGAATCTTTAATTTGCGGAAAAATCATAACCATGAGTAAAGAAATCATCTTTTCAAAAGAAGCACCTGCTCCAATCGGACCTTACAGTCAGGCGGTGAAAGCAGGCAATACATTGTATGTTTCCGGTCAAATTGCACTGGATGCAGATACCGGTGAATTGATCAACGACAATATCACAGAAGAAACCCATGCGGTCATGAAAAACCTGGAAGCGGTGTTGAGGCAGGCAGGATATGGTTTTGGCGACGTGGTCAAATGTACCATTTTTATCAAAGACATGGGGCAGTTTGCGACTATCAATGAGGCCTATGGGCAATATTTCAAATCGAATCCTCCGGCAAGAGAAACTGTGGAGGTAAGCCGATTGCCCAAAGATGTTAACGTCGAGATTTCCTGCATTGCGGTAAAATAGATTTTAAGCAGGACCACGGAAATGACTCTATCCAACAAATGGCCAATCGTTTGGATAGGTACTTTTTGGGTGGTCCTTATTTTTGCATTTTTGGGATTGATTTGGACTTGACAACTTTAAAGAAGGGAAACAGTTAATTACTCATGCCATTTTTCCCAAACCATAGCGAAGTATTGGTCTCCTCATGGACCAAGGAAGAGGTATTGGAACGCGTGGACCTGGTGACCCGTGATGCCAATTTTTTGGAATATGAATTGGAAAAGAATAAGGGTTATCAATTCAACGGGACGCTTGGAAGGGACAGTTTTAGGCTCTCCTTGGTAATCACCAAAGCGGATAGTTTTTTGCCCCTGATCAAGGGAAAACTGGAAAGTACGCCTAAGGGCTGTATCCTGTTTCTGCACTACAGTCTATTTCCCGGATCGGTCTTTTTCTTGGGATTTTGGTCTGTGATGACCCTGATATTGGCAATCTTTTTTGCAATGGTAGCGGGTAATTTTCTTTTCTCAGGAATCAGTTTGGCGGTCGGCATAGGCAATTATCTCTTTGCCTGGAACCATTTTAAGCGGAAGATCAAAATCTCTCAGGAAATTTTCCACGAACTCTTAAACCTTTGATTTCCCGCTAATTTTTAATGGCCCTTATTTTAAACAAGACCTTTTCTTATCTTCTTGGATATTCATAGAAAATAGCTATGTATTATGACCTTCAGGCCTTATTTTAGCGGGCGTAATAAACGTTCAAAAAATCATACTATGAGCTTTAGAATCGAAAAGGATACCATGGGGCCGGTGGAGGTTCCTGCTGACAAATACTGGGGTGCACAGACCCAAAGATCGATCAATAATTTCAAAATCGGTGGCGAGCGGAACCGCATGCCCATCGAAATTATCAGGGCTTTCGCTATTTTGAAGAAATCAGCAGCCTTGGCCAATGCGGAGTTAGGGGTATTGGCACAGGACAAAGCGGATATCATCGCAAAAGTTTGTGATGAAATCCTGGCAGGCCAGCATGATGATCAGTTCCCATTGGTGATCTGGCAGACGGGTTCAGGTACCCAGTCCAATATGAACACCAATGAGGTGATTGCTTACAGGGCACATGTCCTATTGGGCGGTTCTTTGGAGGATGCCAAAAAGCTGATCCATCCCAATGATGATGTCAATAAATCCCAGTCTTCCAATGATACCTTTCCCACGGCCATGCACATTGCAGCCTACAAAATGGTGGTGGAGACGACCATTCCGGGAGTCGAGAAGCTTAGAGACACTTTAAAGGCCAAATCGGAAGCTTTCATGGACGTGGTGAAGATCGGTAGGACACACTTTATGGATGCTACCCCTTTGACCTTGGGGCAGGAGTTTTCTGGTTATGTAGCCCAGTTGGATCACGGTTTAAAAGCTTTGAAAAATACCCTTCCGCACCTTTCTGAGCTGGCCCTTGGTGGTACAGCTGTAGGTACCGGCCTCAATACGCCAAAAGGCTATGCCGAATTGGTAGCCAAAAAGATTGCAGAGTTTTCGGGACAGCCAATGATAACTGCTCCCAATAAGTTTGAGGCTTTGGCGGCTCATGATGCTATTGTTGAAACCCACGGTGCTTTGAAGCAGTTGGCAGTAAGTTTGATGAAAATCGCCAATGATATCCGTATGTTGTCCTCCGGTCCAAGATCAGGGATCGGAGAGATTTTGATTCCTGAAAATGAGCCGGGCTCTTCCATCATGCCGGGTAAAGTCAACCCAACCCAGGTAGAAGCTATGACCATGGTC
This Cecembia calidifontis DNA region includes the following protein-coding sequences:
- a CDS encoding M28 family peptidase — its product is MNKLLSILWIIFCLVPTLSFSQRIDAEELLKDMAYLSSDELEGRRPLSEGSLKAREYIRSRFEALGLTSQYRNYTQYFNFTHRRDGQLFENAANIIGFVPGAETEKLIVVMAHYDHLGKVGDKIFNGADDNASGTAAVLALARYFSAHRPKHSMMFVALDGEEMGHQGAKALVADFPFPLEQIVLNINMDMISRNVDQELYAVGTYHYPHLKPLIEKVSSGRNPKLLFGHDQPESGRDDWTLASDHAQFHLKGIPFIYFGVEDHEDYHQETDTFDRIDQKFYVDAVQLILDVLISLDKNLQ
- a CDS encoding TlpA family protein disulfide reductase, coding for MKVFIPSIFAFCLLWFKGDYHSPTEQDPLFAIIDFPEFEKMTDEKTGKIRVFNFWATWCAPCVKEMPYFQQVQAEDADIELIFISMDDGRRPERVTEFIKRRNITSPVYLLNDVDYNKWIDKVDPGWSGAIPATLFIRPDGIRSFHEGEVSYEELKTMINQLKK
- a CDS encoding thioredoxin family protein; the protein is MKKLTGLFLFCAMVLAGNIAWAQDSQGYKIGDKASDFKLLNVDGSWVSLNGLKDAKGAIVIFSCNTCPYVVAYEDRMIELHNKYAAMGYPLIAINSNDDKVSPGDSFDKMKERAKEKKFPFAYVYDKTQEVIKAYGGTRTPHVYILNKEGNDFVVKYIGAIDNNYQDAAAVTERYVENAMDDIMNGRKVATQTTKAIGCTIKWTKKAE
- a CDS encoding O-methyltransferase gives rise to the protein MNTSTKAFLLFCFLLLIWINHRSFAQQRAQIDQKVEKFLTEKKHQWRDLNVPFEDGKVLHDLIVDKGYTSAVEVGTSTGHSTIWIAWALSKTGGKLITIEIDEKRQKQAIANLKEVGLLEYVDFRLGDGHQIVKELKGPIDFVFLDADKDWYSQYFKDLDNKIPKGGMFTAHNVLNNISGIREFMRLIQDNPRYETRIDRSSSSGISISIKK
- a CDS encoding FAD-dependent oxidoreductase → MKKNEISILGAGLIGSLLSIYLKKRGLDVHIYEKRPDNRKGEYKEEGRSINMALSDRGWRALEKVGLQDKVLPLTIPMYGRQVHNEHGKTTFIPYGKEGQAIYSISRGRFNQLLMDEAEKAGVNIHFEHRIEDVDLRNFEITVNNPESGLEKINSDVILGADGAYSSLRNAMLKQVRFNYKQEYISHGYKELSIPPTAEGEFAMDPNALHIWPRGSFMLIALPNPDKSFTCTLFLPFEGERVCFENIRDEKDVKGVFQTYFDDAYQLMPQLTEQYFNNPTSSLINIECFPWMLNKALLIGDSSHAMVPFYGQGMNCGFEDCMILDGLIEKIGTSAWELVFAKFQKIRKPDTDAICQLALENFEEMKADVADPKFILRKKIEAKLHALYPNDWIPLYTMVTFSSMPYSEAYALGKLQQKIMDKVMANPLITQNWDKLDYEDIIDQLDKAKAV
- the kynU gene encoding kynureninase, giving the protein MKNIQYEYSEAFARKMDEMDSLKGFRSKFYFPQVNGQQALYFCGNSLGLQPKTTEAYIKKELDNWARLAVDGHFYGEDAWYHVRKKSKPALAAIVGAHEHEVVAMNNLTSNLHFLMVSFYRPDQKRYKIITEAGAFPSDMYMLETQVKFHGLDPEKCIIELAPRAGEYTLRTEDILKAIEEHKENLALVMMAGLQYYTGQVFDMEKITQAAHEVGATAGFDLAHAAGNVPLKLHDWGVDFAAWCSYKYLNSGPGNISGIFVHERHAESPELPRFAGWWGHDEGERFRMEKGFKPMYGADGWQLANSNVIALAAHQASLDIFEEAGMERLREKSELLTGYLEFLIQEISGESGVLEIITPKNPFERGCQLSLLIHKGGKAVFDEFYKHGVVGDWRNPNVIRIAPTPLYNSFLDVYQFAKILEQSLQKFA
- a CDS encoding RidA family protein, whose protein sequence is MSKEIIFSKEAPAPIGPYSQAVKAGNTLYVSGQIALDADTGELINDNITEETHAVMKNLEAVLRQAGYGFGDVVKCTIFIKDMGQFATINEAYGQYFKSNPPARETVEVSRLPKDVNVEISCIAVK
- the fumC gene encoding class II fumarate hydratase; translation: MSFRIEKDTMGPVEVPADKYWGAQTQRSINNFKIGGERNRMPIEIIRAFAILKKSAALANAELGVLAQDKADIIAKVCDEILAGQHDDQFPLVIWQTGSGTQSNMNTNEVIAYRAHVLLGGSLEDAKKLIHPNDDVNKSQSSNDTFPTAMHIAAYKMVVETTIPGVEKLRDTLKAKSEAFMDVVKIGRTHFMDATPLTLGQEFSGYVAQLDHGLKALKNTLPHLSELALGGTAVGTGLNTPKGYAELVAKKIAEFSGQPMITAPNKFEALAAHDAIVETHGALKQLAVSLMKIANDIRMLSSGPRSGIGEILIPENEPGSSIMPGKVNPTQVEAMTMVAAQVMGNDVAITVGGSNGHFELNVFKPMIIANFLQSARLIGDACVSFNDNCAIGIEPNTPFIKKHLENSLMLVTALNPHIGYENAAAIAKKAHKEGTSLREAALALGLLTNEQFDQWVRPEDMIGSLK